A stretch of the Myxococcales bacterium genome encodes the following:
- a CDS encoding CPBP family intramembrane metalloprotease, with product MAESRPDFRWRDLAGEIVAPPRLSWPGALLALSLTAAYLSLSFFNDEHHFSIIIGLTALTGLAFFWHVESCLHLGLLLTLTAICLELPPLRDAWPLPPLIAIAGYLVLVDIWPRLRRSLEWPRLGRLGRREWRWIALTVVVSSAALVIWFFTVRPDLADLKAKVPAWSPWWLAFAGVCFAGGNALAEEVIFRGLIQQALTAAFGRIGGLCLQAAAFGLLHIHGFPRGWSGVFLAAIYGLMLGAIRLVSRGLLAPWVAHVFADLTIFGILVLLAG from the coding sequence TTGGCGGAAAGTAGGCCGGACTTCCGGTGGCGGGATTTGGCCGGCGAAATCGTTGCGCCGCCGCGCTTGTCCTGGCCGGGGGCGCTGTTGGCGCTTTCCTTGACGGCCGCCTATCTCTCCCTGTCATTTTTCAATGACGAACATCACTTCTCCATCATCATCGGCCTGACGGCATTGACCGGTCTGGCGTTTTTTTGGCACGTCGAATCTTGCCTGCACCTCGGGCTGCTTCTGACCCTCACGGCGATTTGTCTGGAACTGCCGCCGCTACGCGACGCCTGGCCGCTGCCGCCGCTCATCGCCATTGCCGGGTATCTGGTTTTGGTTGATATCTGGCCGCGATTGCGCCGTTCGCTGGAATGGCCGCGGCTCGGCCGCCTGGGCAGACGGGAATGGCGGTGGATCGCTTTGACCGTGGTGGTTTCCAGTGCGGCCCTGGTGATCTGGTTTTTTACGGTGCGGCCTGACCTCGCGGACCTGAAAGCCAAGGTGCCCGCCTGGTCGCCGTGGTGGTTGGCTTTTGCCGGCGTCTGCTTCGCCGGCGGCAACGCGTTGGCGGAAGAAGTGATTTTTCGCGGTTTGATTCAACAAGCGCTGACGGCCGCGTTCGGCCGGATCGGCGGACTTTGCCTCCAGGCGGCGGCGTTCGGACTGTTGCATATCCACGGTTTTCCACGCGGCTGGTCCGGCGTTTTTCTGGCGGCGATCTACGGCCTGATGCTGGGCGCGATCCGCCTGGTTTCCCGTGGCCTGCTTGCCCCCTGGGTGGCGCACGTTTTCGCCGATCTGACGATTTTCGGCATTCTGGTGCTGCTCGCCGGGTGA
- a CDS encoding ATP-dependent RecD-like DNA helicase translates to MTNETQHLAGQISRFVYRNEETGYSVAHCALAGGGNAVLVGVFPQLAPGETIRAAGRWETDPRHGRQFRVDSYEPTRPDDAAAIARYLGSGLIKGIGPALAEAIVKHFGLKTFDVLDRQPKRLREVPGIGKQKAAAVVEAWGKVRDGREIGLLLQKAGASRQLAPRLLLELGPEALTIMKSDPFQLAGRVRGIGFLTADRIAGQLGFAPDDPARLRGGLVHAVEEMVADGNTAVSVADAVAGAVRLLGVAPEWIDPQVEGLIAAGRLTRETQNGDPVLSPPALAAAEKRLARRLRDIERGASRFRRIKEREAAAWVEKRLRLELSPEQREAVLAAFRRPLTVITGGPGTGKTTIVRAICEIGEALDHTVALAAPTGRAAKRLGESSGRIAKTVHRLLEINPRLNRFERHGNNPLEADLVVCDEASMLDVQLAAALTDAVGRGAHLVLVGDVDQLPSVGPGNVLGDLIDCPWVETRRLTRIYRQALGSRIVTNAHRIRDGLLPELAGGKDSDFFFIEEDDPEKLRELVVDLAARRLPQTYGFDPFLDIMVLAPMHRGEAGVARLNEALRDRLNPSGPALTIGERLYRLGDKVMQMANDYDNEIYNGDLGRVSRLDVEGRQLVVEFDGRPVTLATAALDDLTPAYAVSVHKSQGSEYPCVVAPLHTQHYLLLARNLLYTAVTRGKRLVVLCGSRRALERAVRNDEAQRRRTLLGQWLEKAGETPKRGATS, encoded by the coding sequence ATGACGAACGAAACTCAACATTTAGCGGGCCAGATCAGCCGCTTCGTGTATCGCAACGAGGAAACCGGCTATTCCGTGGCCCACTGCGCCCTGGCCGGCGGCGGCAACGCCGTGTTGGTCGGGGTTTTTCCGCAATTGGCGCCGGGCGAAACGATCCGCGCCGCAGGGCGTTGGGAAACCGATCCGCGCCACGGCCGGCAATTCCGCGTCGATTCCTACGAACCCACCCGGCCCGACGACGCCGCGGCGATCGCCCGCTACCTGGGCTCGGGATTGATCAAGGGCATCGGCCCCGCGCTGGCCGAGGCGATCGTCAAGCATTTCGGCTTGAAGACCTTCGACGTGCTCGATCGCCAGCCCAAGCGGCTGCGCGAAGTGCCGGGCATCGGCAAGCAGAAAGCCGCCGCCGTCGTCGAGGCCTGGGGCAAGGTGCGCGACGGCCGCGAGATCGGGCTGCTCCTGCAAAAGGCCGGCGCATCCCGCCAACTCGCGCCGCGCCTGTTGCTGGAGTTGGGCCCCGAGGCGCTGACGATCATGAAAAGCGATCCGTTCCAACTCGCCGGCCGGGTGCGCGGCATCGGTTTTCTGACCGCCGACCGCATCGCCGGGCAACTGGGTTTCGCCCCCGACGATCCGGCGCGGCTGCGCGGCGGGTTGGTGCACGCGGTCGAGGAAATGGTCGCGGACGGCAACACGGCGGTGTCGGTCGCGGACGCCGTGGCGGGAGCGGTGCGCCTGCTGGGCGTGGCGCCGGAATGGATCGATCCGCAGGTCGAGGGCCTCATCGCCGCCGGACGGCTGACGCGCGAAACCCAGAACGGCGACCCCGTGCTTTCGCCGCCGGCGCTGGCCGCGGCGGAAAAACGCCTGGCGCGGCGCCTGCGCGACATCGAACGCGGCGCCAGCCGGTTCCGTCGCATCAAAGAACGGGAAGCGGCCGCCTGGGTGGAAAAACGGCTGCGACTCGAACTGTCGCCCGAGCAGCGGGAAGCGGTGCTGGCCGCGTTCCGGCGGCCGTTGACGGTGATCACCGGCGGCCCCGGCACGGGCAAGACGACCATCGTGCGGGCGATCTGCGAAATCGGCGAGGCGCTCGATCATACGGTGGCCCTGGCCGCGCCGACCGGCCGCGCCGCCAAGCGCCTGGGCGAGTCGTCGGGCCGGATCGCCAAAACGGTGCATCGCCTGCTCGAAATCAATCCGCGGCTCAACCGGTTCGAGCGCCATGGCAACAATCCGCTCGAGGCCGACCTCGTCGTCTGCGACGAGGCGAGCATGCTCGACGTTCAGCTCGCCGCGGCCCTAACCGACGCCGTCGGCCGGGGCGCACACCTCGTGCTGGTCGGCGACGTCGATCAACTGCCCAGCGTCGGCCCCGGCAACGTCCTGGGCGATCTGATCGATTGCCCGTGGGTCGAAACGCGCCGCCTGACCCGCATCTACCGGCAGGCCCTGGGCAGCCGCATCGTCACCAATGCGCACCGCATCCGCGACGGACTGCTGCCCGAGCTGGCGGGCGGAAAGGACAGCGACTTCTTTTTCATCGAGGAGGACGATCCGGAAAAGTTGCGCGAACTGGTGGTCGATCTGGCGGCGCGAAGGCTGCCGCAGACCTACGGCTTCGACCCGTTCCTGGACATCATGGTGCTGGCGCCGATGCACCGGGGCGAGGCGGGCGTCGCGCGGCTCAACGAAGCCTTGCGCGACCGCCTCAATCCGAGCGGCCCCGCGCTGACGATCGGCGAGCGGCTGTATCGGCTCGGCGACAAGGTGATGCAGATGGCCAACGATTACGACAACGAAATCTACAACGGCGATCTGGGGCGCGTATCGCGGCTGGACGTCGAGGGACGGCAACTGGTCGTCGAATTCGACGGCCGGCCGGTGACGCTCGCGACCGCCGCGTTGGACGACCTGACGCCCGCCTATGCCGTCAGCGTGCACAAATCGCAGGGCAGCGAGTATCCGTGTGTCGTCGCGCCGCTCCATACGCAACATTACCTGCTGCTGGCCCGCAACCTGCTGTACACGGCGGTGACGCGGGGCAAGCGGCTGGTGGTGCTCTGCGGCTCGCGGCGCGCGCTCGAACGGGCGGTGCGCAACGACGAGGCGCAGCGCCGCCGGACCCTACTCGGCCAATGGTTGGAAAAAGCCGGTGAAACGCCGAAGCGCGGGGCAACATCATGA
- a CDS encoding HDOD domain-containing protein, with product MTTTQLSQVLKQIEQLPTLPSILNRIVDITSQEDSSAADLLEVITTDQSLTANVLRVANSPVYGVPYRIESARQAIVLLGFEEVRNIALSSSIFKTLTLKANTGLFDRNLFWRHSLLVATLTRELGPWFPNPRYKTSLFTAGLLHDVGKVVLDQYFPAEFAEIVETVRQEPDSRPLQIEERYLGATHAYVGSVLLKRWQLPPYLVEAVQHHHAPWETKTDRELATVLYYANLLAWLLGVPSYMDEPLTDLDQFFASRDKKALEQAGLLIERKMIEKKLATYQDHPQKLEQLFQQAGEM from the coding sequence ATGACGACGACTCAGCTAAGTCAGGTCCTGAAACAGATCGAGCAATTGCCGACCTTGCCGTCCATCCTCAACCGGATCGTGGATATCACCTCGCAGGAAGACAGCAGCGCCGCCGACCTGCTCGAAGTGATCACCACCGATCAATCGCTGACCGCCAACGTTCTGCGTGTGGCCAACAGCCCGGTTTACGGCGTGCCGTACCGCATCGAATCGGCCCGCCAGGCCATCGTGCTGCTCGGCTTCGAGGAAGTGCGCAACATCGCCTTGTCGTCGTCGATCTTTAAAACCCTGACGCTCAAAGCCAATACCGGGCTCTTCGATCGCAACCTGTTTTGGCGGCACAGCCTGCTGGTCGCCACGCTGACGCGCGAACTCGGGCCGTGGTTCCCGAACCCGCGCTACAAGACAAGCCTGTTCACCGCCGGCCTGTTGCACGACGTGGGCAAGGTCGTGCTCGACCAATATTTCCCCGCCGAGTTCGCCGAAATCGTCGAAACCGTGCGCCAGGAACCCGACTCCCGGCCGTTGCAAATCGAGGAACGTTACCTCGGCGCCACCCACGCCTACGTGGGCAGCGTATTGCTCAAACGCTGGCAATTGCCGCCCTATCTGGTCGAGGCGGTGCAACACCACCATGCCCCCTGGGAGACCAAAACCGACCGGGAACTGGCGACGGTGCTCTACTACGCCAATCTGCTCGCCTGGTTGCTCGGCGTTCCCTCGTACATGGACGAACCGCTGACCGACCTGGATCAGTTCTTCGCGTCGCGCGATAAAAAGGCGCTGGAACAGGCCGGGCTTTTGATCGAGCGCAAGATGATCGAGAAAAAACTCGCCACCTATCAGGATCACCCGCAGAAGCTGGAACAGCTTTTCCAGCAAGCGGGAGAAATGTAG
- a CDS encoding lactonase family protein produces MKNRPRRGLARRLLKVAFFAFLSFILILFGALLLFPHACETRLRELLFRHYIMRPAVLAGWGSLLTRAVPIDDEHLAVGLSTSVLALRKSGSTFEVCAQLSDIGIVHDLVFADGVLYAAAGIVNLAWYDWRDPCAPKKLGQTLFRGYGFGIQIRDGKLFLANREGGVAAFRLRSDGTPVLIGARYGNLNPFADEGSAWMTNDVATWGTGLVAADGNQGLVTFRPDGATGQDITTRFAAELTAPSRTRNIDPPPLRLLAYQDQLYVAMREKGVAVFHRKADGGVSLLSWARPDDGEVLDLEIDGSLLYIPSSHGKIYVYDLAADPIALTDPVRVYSLGEDKIILALAVRPPYVYAVSTGAGLFQFASDRTDPIASWRPPDELRGVALIDDYYVAALGNGGLAVYAESADGWRKVSAITLPSFVFDVMPLGDHLFAAAGDLSGTHIFSLGANGELREQLDIPTPEHVFATAFSPPDRLATANGVYGVLLYRFDPRADPPRFQPLPQPTPAPDLYGMGVNAWHEQFIGTNFSGPLQLLPVDGAVSAPSAPTRCLKGNTSPDGRLFALACGGDKIHLYSEPKTAPRLMIHSSDVLSLLPVDDLLLVGGFPDRLTVYRRTAEAFNRIADFRLAGFPYKITVDHDRFLIAAGAAGLYELTEKTGHWETRKISLPGFAASEGKAIR; encoded by the coding sequence ATGAAAAATCGCCCGCGACGCGGTCTGGCCCGGCGGCTGCTAAAAGTCGCTTTTTTCGCCTTTTTATCTTTTATTCTCATCCTGTTCGGCGCCCTCCTGCTTTTCCCGCACGCCTGCGAAACGCGACTGCGCGAGCTGCTCTTCCGCCATTACATCATGCGCCCGGCCGTTCTCGCCGGTTGGGGTTCCCTCTTGACCCGCGCCGTGCCGATCGACGACGAACACCTGGCCGTCGGCCTGTCCACTTCCGTGCTCGCCCTGCGGAAAAGCGGTTCGACTTTCGAGGTTTGCGCGCAATTGAGCGATATCGGCATCGTTCATGACCTGGTGTTCGCCGACGGCGTTTTGTACGCGGCGGCGGGTATCGTCAACCTGGCCTGGTACGACTGGCGCGATCCCTGCGCCCCGAAAAAATTGGGCCAAACTCTATTTCGCGGCTACGGTTTCGGCATTCAAATCCGCGACGGCAAATTGTTTCTGGCCAATCGCGAGGGCGGCGTGGCGGCCTTTCGGTTGCGGTCCGACGGCACTCCCGTTTTGATCGGAGCCCGTTACGGCAACCTGAATCCGTTCGCAGACGAGGGCTCTGCCTGGATGACCAACGATGTCGCCACGTGGGGAACCGGCCTGGTCGCCGCCGACGGCAATCAGGGGCTGGTGACTTTTCGCCCGGACGGCGCGACGGGCCAGGACATCACGACCCGGTTCGCCGCCGAACTGACCGCGCCGAGCCGAACGCGGAACATCGATCCGCCGCCGCTGCGCCTCTTGGCCTATCAAGACCAGCTCTACGTCGCCATGCGCGAAAAAGGGGTCGCCGTATTCCATCGAAAAGCCGACGGCGGGGTGAGCCTGCTATCGTGGGCGCGGCCCGACGACGGCGAGGTGCTCGATTTGGAGATCGACGGTTCGCTGCTTTATATCCCGTCGTCGCATGGAAAAATCTATGTTTACGACCTGGCGGCCGATCCGATCGCGCTGACCGACCCGGTTCGCGTCTATTCCCTCGGCGAGGACAAGATCATTCTGGCGCTGGCGGTGCGGCCGCCGTACGTCTATGCCGTTTCCACCGGTGCGGGCCTCTTTCAATTCGCCTCGGATCGAACCGATCCGATCGCCTCCTGGCGGCCGCCCGACGAATTGCGCGGCGTGGCCCTCATCGACGACTACTACGTCGCGGCGCTGGGCAACGGCGGGCTGGCGGTCTATGCCGAAAGCGCGGACGGCTGGCGAAAGGTGTCCGCGATCACGCTGCCGTCGTTCGTCTTCGACGTCATGCCGCTGGGCGATCATCTCTTTGCCGCCGCCGGCGACCTCTCCGGCACCCACATTTTTTCATTGGGCGCGAACGGCGAGCTCCGGGAGCAGTTGGACATCCCCACCCCGGAACACGTCTTCGCCACCGCGTTTTCTCCGCCCGATCGCCTGGCGACCGCCAACGGCGTTTACGGCGTTTTGCTCTATCGCTTCGACCCGCGAGCCGACCCGCCGCGGTTTCAACCGCTACCGCAACCGACACCGGCGCCCGACCTTTACGGAATGGGGGTCAACGCCTGGCACGAGCAATTTATCGGCACCAATTTCAGCGGTCCGCTGCAACTGCTGCCGGTGGACGGCGCCGTATCGGCGCCAAGCGCGCCGACCCGCTGTCTGAAAGGCAACACCTCGCCGGACGGCCGGTTGTTTGCCCTGGCCTGCGGCGGCGACAAAATCCATCTGTATTCCGAACCGAAGACGGCGCCGCGCCTGATGATCCATTCGAGCGACGTCCTTTCACTACTGCCTGTGGATGATCTGCTCTTGGTCGGCGGTTTTCCGGATCGGCTGACGGTTTATCGCCGGACGGCCGAGGCGTTCAACCGGATCGCCGATTTTCGTTTGGCGGGTTTCCCGTATAAAATCACGGTCGACCATGACCGCTTTTTAATCGCGGCCGGAGCCGCCGGTCTTTACGAGTTGACCGAAAAAACCGGCCATTGGGAAACGCGGAAAATCTCCCTGCCCGGGTTCGCGGCGAGTGAAGGCAAGGCAATTCGATGA
- a CDS encoding valine--tRNA ligase — protein MAFEFPKQYNPLETEARLRQMWEEQGIHRFDPKSDKPIFSVDTPPPYVSSAHLHVGHAMSYSQAEFIVRFKRMNGFNVFYPMGFDDNGLPTERYVETKYKINKGKITRPEFVELCLKETKLGAETYRQLWEALAISVDWSLTYSTIDPRSRRTSQTSFLDLYEKGLIERRNEPIQYCFSCQTSLAQADVEIEEKSSALNDIVFLGENGERLIIATTRPELLPACVALYVNPEDERHQALIGKTARVPLFNYSVPIKTSPAVDMSYGTGLMMVCTWGDNEDVIKWKQDNLDTRLLFDAHGRLNELGGEFAGMAMEPARKAIIEKLKAEGLLLGSQPLAHNVGVHERCGHTVEFYHSPQWFIKVLGHQDEYLQRGGEVGWYPPFMKIRLDDWINGLKWDWCISRQRYYGVPFPLWYCRECHEPLIAPRELLPVDPTQTPPPAGTKCARCGGETFDGEPDVMDTWMTSSLTPLINSRWAFADPLHQRIYPMDIRVQAFEIIRTWLFYTVVKSHHHTGTLPWKHVMISGWGLDEKGKKMSKRAGNFVDPMDVIKKYSADALRYWSAGANLGSDLRYTERDVADGKRLMNKLWNAIRFISMYLQDADGNRLDVKPGAPTPVDRWILSRFHQVVRQTTRYLEEYEYSLALKTAERFFFAEFCDNYLEIIKERFWSPDRFAPEQVEAARHTLRTIGLGVLKLFAPFIPYITEELYQIVFRADEGAPSLHISAWPQADEGAIDEAADELGRTLVAILTGARRWKTTQAVHQGHPLRSIQVTCSDRQREFLTPVLEDLRAAARADAIGFAPAGEVPTEMEGITLALVLGEKKPKEAN, from the coding sequence TTGGCTTTCGAATTTCCCAAACAATACAATCCGCTGGAAACCGAAGCGCGCTTGCGCCAAATGTGGGAAGAACAGGGCATTCACCGGTTCGACCCGAAAAGCGACAAACCGATTTTTTCGGTCGACACCCCGCCGCCTTACGTCAGTTCGGCGCACCTGCACGTCGGCCATGCGATGAGCTACAGCCAGGCCGAGTTCATCGTCCGGTTCAAGCGGATGAACGGCTTCAACGTCTTCTATCCGATGGGCTTCGACGACAACGGCCTGCCGACCGAGCGGTACGTCGAGACCAAATACAAGATCAACAAAGGCAAAATCACCCGGCCCGAGTTCGTCGAACTCTGCCTGAAGGAAACCAAGCTCGGCGCCGAAACCTACCGGCAACTGTGGGAAGCGCTGGCGATCAGCGTCGACTGGTCGCTCACCTACTCGACCATCGACCCGCGCAGCCGGCGCACCAGCCAGACGAGTTTTCTGGACCTTTACGAAAAAGGGCTGATCGAGCGGCGCAATGAGCCGATCCAGTATTGCTTTTCCTGCCAGACCAGCCTCGCCCAGGCCGACGTCGAAATCGAGGAAAAATCCAGCGCCCTGAACGACATCGTGTTTCTCGGCGAAAACGGCGAACGGCTGATCATCGCCACCACCCGGCCCGAGCTGCTGCCGGCTTGCGTCGCTTTGTACGTGAATCCGGAAGACGAACGCCACCAGGCGCTGATCGGCAAGACGGCGCGCGTGCCGCTGTTCAACTATTCCGTGCCGATCAAGACCAGCCCAGCCGTCGACATGAGCTACGGTACCGGCCTGATGATGGTCTGCACCTGGGGCGACAACGAGGACGTCATCAAGTGGAAACAGGACAACCTCGACACCCGCCTGCTCTTCGACGCGCACGGTCGCCTCAACGAGCTGGGCGGCGAATTCGCCGGAATGGCCATGGAGCCGGCGCGCAAGGCGATCATCGAAAAACTCAAGGCCGAGGGCCTGCTGCTCGGCAGCCAGCCGCTGGCGCACAACGTCGGCGTCCACGAACGCTGCGGCCACACCGTCGAGTTCTACCACAGCCCGCAATGGTTCATTAAAGTCCTGGGCCACCAGGACGAATACCTGCAACGCGGCGGCGAAGTGGGCTGGTACCCGCCGTTCATGAAGATCCGGCTGGACGACTGGATCAACGGCCTGAAGTGGGATTGGTGCATCAGCCGGCAGCGCTACTACGGCGTGCCGTTTCCGCTCTGGTACTGCCGCGAATGCCACGAACCGCTGATCGCGCCGCGTGAACTGCTGCCCGTCGATCCGACGCAGACCCCGCCCCCGGCCGGGACGAAATGCGCCCGCTGCGGCGGCGAAACCTTCGACGGCGAGCCCGACGTGATGGACACCTGGATGACCTCGTCGTTGACGCCGCTGATCAATTCGCGCTGGGCGTTCGCCGATCCGCTGCACCAGCGGATCTACCCGATGGACATCCGCGTCCAGGCGTTCGAGATCATCCGCACCTGGCTCTTCTACACCGTGGTGAAAAGCCATCACCACACCGGCACCCTGCCCTGGAAACACGTGATGATCAGCGGCTGGGGCCTCGACGAAAAGGGCAAGAAGATGTCGAAGCGGGCCGGCAATTTCGTCGACCCGATGGACGTCATCAAGAAGTACAGCGCCGACGCCCTGCGCTACTGGTCGGCCGGCGCCAACCTCGGTAGCGACCTGCGCTACACCGAGCGCGACGTGGCCGACGGCAAGCGCCTGATGAACAAGCTGTGGAACGCGATCCGCTTCATCTCGATGTACCTGCAGGACGCCGACGGCAACCGCCTCGATGTGAAGCCCGGCGCGCCGACCCCCGTGGATCGCTGGATCCTGTCGCGCTTCCACCAGGTGGTTCGGCAGACGACCCGCTACCTGGAGGAATACGAATACAGTCTGGCGCTCAAGACCGCCGAGCGGTTCTTCTTCGCCGAGTTCTGCGACAACTACCTGGAGATCATCAAGGAACGGTTCTGGAGCCCGGACCGCTTCGCGCCCGAGCAGGTGGAAGCCGCGCGGCATACGCTGCGGACGATCGGGCTGGGGGTGCTCAAACTCTTCGCGCCGTTCATCCCCTACATCACCGAGGAACTTTACCAGATCGTCTTCCGCGCCGACGAAGGCGCGCCGTCGCTGCACATTTCCGCCTGGCCGCAAGCCGACGAAGGCGCTATCGACGAAGCCGCCGACGAGCTGGGCCGGACGCTGGTCGCCATCCTCACCGGCGCGCGCCGCTGGAAAACGACCCAGGCCGTCCATCAGGGCCACCCGTTGCGCTCGATCCAGGTGACCTGTTCGGATCGCCAGCGCGAATTCCTGACGCCGGTGCTCGAGGATCTGCGCGCGGCGGCCCGCGCCGACGCGATCGGTTTCGCGCCGGCCGGCGAGGTGCCGACCGAGATGGAAGGCATCACCCTGGCGCTCGTGCTGGGTGAAAAAAAGCCGAAAGAAGCGAATTGA